The following are from one region of the Granulicella aggregans genome:
- a CDS encoding efflux RND transporter permease subunit has protein sequence MNITAFFIERPVATTLMAVAILIAGGMAFSALPVASLPQFDLATITVASQLPGASPEVMASSVATPLERQFGRIAGITQMTSSSTLGTTSITLQFDYSRDVDGAARDVQAAINAARTYLPANLPSNPTYRKVNSAVFPVLVLTMTSDVHSEGELTDIAESVVQQKISQLEGVGQVQVVGGALPAVRVDINPQQLASYGLGAQDVAQILSTQNSNRPKGQISNDFTTADITANDQISKAKDYAPIVLKASDGKVVHLSDVAHVFDSVQTTRSAGYANGKSCVVLLVFRLPNANVIDMVDRIKKTLPSINASISAGDKLQVASDSTTTIRASVSDVERTMMISILLVVAVVFVFLRSPQATLIPAVAVSTSLIGTFALMYLLGYTVDNLSLMALTVSTGFVVDDAIVVMENITRYIEEGMTAWDASLKGAKEVSFTVLSMSLSLIAVFVPLLFMGGLIGRIFHEFSVTICLSIAVSMFVSLTLTPMMCVYLLKPTASEHHGHLYRLSERAFSLIHNAYRKSLTWALKHPALVILSIPGTLALSVLLVVLVPKGLFPTQDTGLIFGGLQGSQDSSFPAMRDSLLDVQRVIGQDPAVQTVAGFTGGNQGASNSGFIFLSLKPLADRDASAAEVVNRLSTKLAKLPGASTFLQASQELGVGGRQSNAQYQYQLSGDTVTDLGTWGPLLYQEMRNMPQLRDVTTDQQNGGLQMLLNYDRRTAARFGITPQLIDNALNDQFGEAQVSTIYSSLNQYYVVMEAAPQFYRDTSTLKATYVHASGNKAIPLQAFSSTQAATAPLSVNHSSFFPSVTIAFNLAPGVSLGQATTAINQMQQRIGTPPAVRGEFAGTAAAFLSALSSEPMLIAAALLSIYIVLGVLYESFIHPITILTTLPSAGVGAILALLIFHSELDVISVIGIFLLIGIVKKNAILMIDFALLAEREHGKSTEDSIFEAAMLRFRPILMTTFAALFGALPLALGTGTGSELRRPLGIAICGGLIFSQVLTLYTTPVIYLFFDHLSQRLSRHRGNSFAVVNRIPAA, from the coding sequence ATGAACATCACGGCGTTCTTCATCGAGAGACCTGTAGCTACGACGCTCATGGCCGTTGCGATTCTGATTGCCGGCGGCATGGCTTTCAGTGCTCTCCCGGTAGCTTCTCTGCCTCAGTTCGACCTGGCCACGATCACAGTCGCGAGCCAGTTACCGGGAGCAAGCCCCGAGGTGATGGCGTCCTCCGTGGCGACCCCACTGGAGCGTCAGTTTGGCCGTATTGCAGGTATCACCCAGATGACATCTTCAAGCACGCTGGGTACGACCTCCATTACGCTCCAATTTGACTACTCCCGCGATGTGGACGGTGCCGCGCGCGATGTCCAGGCCGCCATCAATGCGGCGCGCACGTATCTGCCTGCCAATCTTCCATCGAACCCGACGTACCGAAAGGTCAACTCCGCTGTGTTCCCCGTGCTGGTGCTCACCATGACCTCCGATGTCCATTCGGAGGGTGAGTTGACGGACATAGCCGAATCGGTTGTCCAGCAGAAGATCTCTCAGTTGGAAGGCGTTGGGCAGGTACAAGTGGTTGGTGGTGCCCTGCCGGCTGTGCGGGTAGACATCAATCCGCAACAACTCGCCAGCTATGGGCTAGGCGCACAAGATGTGGCCCAGATACTGTCAACACAAAACTCCAACCGCCCCAAGGGACAGATCAGCAACGACTTCACTACCGCCGACATAACGGCCAACGATCAGATCTCCAAGGCAAAGGACTACGCGCCCATCGTACTGAAGGCAAGCGACGGCAAGGTGGTCCATCTCAGCGATGTGGCGCATGTGTTCGATTCCGTACAAACGACCCGGTCTGCCGGATATGCAAACGGAAAGTCCTGCGTGGTTCTGTTGGTATTCCGCCTTCCGAATGCAAACGTGATCGACATGGTGGACCGCATCAAGAAGACCCTACCGTCGATCAACGCTTCCATCTCTGCCGGTGACAAACTTCAGGTCGCCAGTGACTCCACTACGACGATTCGTGCGTCTGTCAGCGATGTAGAGCGCACAATGATGATTTCTATCCTTCTTGTGGTGGCCGTGGTCTTCGTCTTCCTTCGCAGTCCGCAGGCGACCTTGATTCCAGCCGTGGCGGTTTCCACTTCGCTGATCGGCACCTTCGCTTTGATGTACCTGCTCGGCTACACCGTCGATAACCTCTCGCTGATGGCGCTGACCGTTTCCACGGGCTTTGTCGTGGACGATGCCATCGTGGTCATGGAGAACATCACCCGCTATATCGAAGAAGGAATGACAGCTTGGGACGCTTCCTTGAAGGGCGCGAAAGAGGTCAGCTTTACCGTGCTTTCCATGAGCCTCTCACTCATCGCCGTCTTTGTTCCCCTGCTATTTATGGGGGGGCTGATAGGTCGCATCTTCCACGAATTTTCAGTGACGATCTGCCTCTCCATTGCTGTCTCAATGTTCGTCTCGCTCACCCTGACCCCAATGATGTGCGTCTATCTCCTGAAGCCCACGGCAAGCGAACACCATGGGCATTTGTATCGCCTCAGCGAGCGCGCTTTCTCTCTGATTCATAATGCATACCGGAAGTCACTGACATGGGCTCTCAAACACCCTGCATTGGTCATCCTCAGCATCCCAGGCACACTGGCTCTCAGTGTGTTGCTGGTCGTTCTGGTGCCCAAAGGCCTCTTCCCCACACAAGACACCGGGCTCATCTTTGGCGGCCTGCAAGGCTCGCAGGACTCTTCCTTTCCTGCCATGAGAGATTCGCTGCTGGATGTACAGCGTGTGATTGGTCAGGACCCTGCTGTCCAAACGGTCGCTGGCTTCACCGGCGGAAACCAGGGTGCAAGCAACAGTGGCTTCATCTTTCTCTCGCTCAAGCCGTTGGCTGACCGCGACGCGAGCGCAGCTGAGGTAGTGAATCGACTCAGCACCAAGCTCGCCAAACTGCCCGGTGCCTCCACCTTCCTGCAAGCGTCGCAGGAGCTCGGTGTCGGAGGACGCCAAAGCAACGCACAGTATCAGTATCAACTCTCCGGAGATACTGTCACCGATCTGGGCACTTGGGGACCGCTGCTCTACCAGGAGATGCGCAACATGCCGCAGCTTCGGGATGTAACCACCGATCAGCAAAACGGCGGCCTGCAGATGTTGTTGAACTACGACCGTCGAACCGCCGCGCGGTTCGGAATCACACCGCAGTTGATCGACAACGCACTGAATGACCAGTTCGGCGAAGCACAGGTTTCCACCATCTACAGCTCGCTGAACCAATACTACGTGGTCATGGAAGCGGCACCTCAGTTTTATCGCGACACCAGTACGCTCAAAGCCACCTACGTCCACGCCTCCGGAAACAAGGCGATACCATTACAGGCGTTTAGCTCAACGCAGGCAGCGACCGCGCCACTCAGTGTCAACCACTCATCCTTCTTTCCCTCGGTGACAATCGCCTTCAACCTTGCACCTGGTGTCTCTCTGGGGCAAGCGACAACCGCGATCAACCAGATGCAGCAGCGCATCGGTACACCACCAGCAGTGCGTGGCGAATTTGCCGGAACGGCCGCGGCCTTCCTTTCTGCTCTTTCCTCTGAGCCGATGCTCATAGCCGCTGCCCTGCTGTCGATCTACATCGTCCTGGGAGTCCTCTATGAGAGTTTCATCCATCCAATCACGATCCTTACGACGCTTCCTTCAGCGGGGGTGGGAGCCATACTGGCGCTCCTGATTTTTCACAGCGAACTCGACGTCATCTCCGTGATTGGAATCTTCCTGCTTATTGGCATTGTGAAGAAGAACGCGATCCTCATGATCGACTTCGCTCTGCTGGCAGAACGAGAGCACGGCAAGAGCACCGAGGACTCCATCTTTGAGGCCGCGATGTTGCGCTTTCGTCCGATCCTGATGACGACATTCGCCGCGCTGTTTGGTGCCCTTCCCCTGGCCCTTGGAACGGGGACTGGCTCAGAGCTGCGGCGTCCACTTGGCATCGCCATCTGCGGAGGCCTCATCTTCAGCCAGGTGCTCACTCTTTACACCACACCTGTGATCTACCTGTTTTTCGATCACCTCAGCCAACGATTGAGCCGTCATCGCGGAAACTCTTTTGCTGTCGTGAACCGCATCCCCGCCGCCTAG
- a CDS encoding efflux RND transporter periplasmic adaptor subunit, with the protein MDDTQRMQNATPPTALAPGELAENNPRPKSHRWRWIIAILVVAAIALAVVNGSRKSQADKAAQVEPPQITTIKVATAHLGPIGYYVEALGTVTPQATVNLYSQVNGRVVAVHYVEGQMVHRGDTLIDIDPRPYEAQLKQTQGTLQHDRGVLAQAVMDLARYKDASSQQAIIRQTYEDQEQAVEQYKGTVQNDVGQVEYAETQLSYCHLTSPINGRVGLRLIDPGNTVFSGSSTSIVVITQLQPITVVFNVAEDNLDQVRSEILHRSSLPVDAFDRTRQTKIATGKLLTLDNEIDSSTGTVRFRGQFENSDLKLYPNQFVNARLLVKTLQNAILIPSAAVQRNGTKAFVYVVSGDTVKMRTITELTSEADQAAVVGLNPGEIVSLTGFDKLQEGSKITIQSDQNTGTQSSIRQTDKYQAESLL; encoded by the coding sequence ATGGATGATACGCAACGTATGCAGAATGCCACACCACCGACAGCCCTCGCACCGGGGGAACTCGCTGAGAACAACCCGCGTCCGAAATCGCACCGATGGCGATGGATCATCGCCATTCTGGTTGTCGCGGCTATTGCTTTAGCTGTCGTCAATGGGAGCCGCAAAAGTCAGGCAGATAAGGCCGCTCAAGTGGAACCCCCGCAAATTACTACGATCAAGGTAGCCACAGCCCACCTTGGGCCGATTGGCTACTACGTCGAAGCGCTAGGTACTGTCACACCCCAGGCGACAGTGAACCTTTACAGCCAGGTCAACGGTCGCGTTGTGGCCGTTCATTATGTAGAAGGTCAGATGGTGCATCGTGGCGACACCCTGATCGACATCGATCCCCGCCCCTACGAAGCCCAGTTGAAGCAAACCCAGGGAACGCTCCAGCATGACCGTGGGGTACTGGCACAAGCTGTAATGGATCTTGCGCGCTATAAGGATGCCTCCAGCCAACAGGCCATCATCCGGCAAACCTATGAGGATCAAGAGCAGGCTGTTGAACAGTACAAAGGGACCGTGCAGAATGATGTCGGCCAAGTCGAGTATGCGGAGACTCAGCTCAGCTACTGCCATCTGACCTCGCCCATCAACGGTCGTGTTGGCCTTCGGCTCATCGATCCAGGCAACACGGTCTTTTCCGGCAGCTCCACTTCCATTGTTGTCATCACCCAGCTACAGCCCATCACGGTCGTCTTCAACGTAGCTGAAGACAATCTCGATCAAGTCCGGAGTGAAATCCTTCACCGTTCGTCCCTGCCTGTTGATGCCTTTGATCGGACGCGGCAGACGAAGATTGCGACCGGCAAGCTGCTCACTCTCGACAACGAGATCGACTCCTCTACAGGAACAGTGAGGTTCCGCGGTCAATTCGAAAATAGCGACCTCAAGCTGTATCCCAATCAGTTCGTCAATGCCCGCCTGCTCGTGAAGACGCTACAGAACGCCATTCTGATTCCGTCTGCAGCGGTGCAGCGCAATGGAACGAAGGCGTTTGTCTACGTCGTCTCTGGGGACACCGTCAAGATGCGAACCATTACGGAGTTGACGTCCGAAGCCGATCAGGCAGCGGTGGTCGGCTTGAATCCAGGCGAGATCGTATCCCTTACTGGCTTTGACAAGTTGCAGGAAGGCTCAAAGATCACAATTCAGTCGGATCAGAACACAGGCACGCAGTCCTCCATCCGGCAGACGGACAAGTATCAGGCTGAGAGCCTTCTTTGA
- a CDS encoding efflux transporter outer membrane subunit produces MSFRFAVAVVLIASFISIQGCQVGPRYVAPSMPAPPAFKETQPQQSADGTVWTPATPQDAVLRGKWWELYQEPELNALEEKLNVANQNIAQSFQNFMAARAQVKQARAAYYPTVTVEPSYTRARTSGNASGQSSVSSGTVNQNSNSFSLPFDVSWEPDVWGKIRNSVREYANAAQASAADLANERLSEQANLAQYYFELRGQDALINLYQQSVVAYQKNLDLTKIRSSTGVDDEQSVAQAKLNLTNAIAATTNLRIARAQYEHAIALLIGEPASSFSMPKRALDTKVPAIPIGVPSQILQRRPDIASAERKMAEANALIGVETAAYYPSFNIGGDLGLQSNKIGSLFTWPSRFFSLGPSASETLFDGGLRRGTLNQYKAQYKADEASYRQTVLTAFQQVEDYLASDRWMEQQRGEQQESVAAARRYYDLASIRYKTGVDTYLNVFVAEASLLSDQQTAVSLHVQQMTSSVQLIEALGGGWDTTQLPTEKAVAAKQ; encoded by the coding sequence ATGTCATTTCGCTTCGCGGTCGCGGTCGTCCTGATTGCAAGTTTCATCTCGATTCAGGGATGTCAGGTTGGCCCTCGCTATGTCGCACCGTCTATGCCGGCTCCGCCCGCTTTCAAGGAGACCCAGCCGCAACAATCCGCCGATGGAACCGTCTGGACACCTGCTACGCCGCAAGATGCTGTCCTGAGGGGCAAGTGGTGGGAGCTCTATCAGGAGCCTGAGCTGAATGCCCTCGAAGAGAAGCTGAACGTCGCCAACCAGAACATTGCGCAGTCCTTTCAGAACTTCATGGCAGCGCGAGCTCAGGTGAAGCAGGCGCGCGCTGCCTATTACCCCACCGTCACGGTCGAGCCCTCCTATACAAGAGCACGCACTTCTGGAAACGCATCCGGCCAGTCCAGCGTATCCTCCGGCACCGTCAATCAGAACAGCAATAGCTTCAGTCTGCCGTTTGATGTCTCCTGGGAGCCTGATGTCTGGGGGAAGATCCGCAACAGCGTCCGCGAGTATGCGAATGCTGCACAGGCCAGCGCGGCAGACCTCGCGAACGAACGCCTGAGTGAGCAAGCCAACCTGGCCCAATACTACTTCGAGCTTCGGGGCCAGGATGCACTGATTAATCTCTACCAGCAAAGTGTCGTGGCCTATCAGAAGAACCTCGACCTCACAAAGATACGCAGCAGCACTGGCGTCGATGACGAGCAGTCGGTCGCACAGGCGAAACTGAACCTCACCAATGCCATTGCCGCCACCACAAATCTTCGGATCGCGCGTGCTCAATATGAACATGCCATCGCGCTGCTCATTGGCGAGCCAGCGTCCTCCTTTTCCATGCCGAAGCGTGCGCTCGACACCAAAGTGCCTGCCATTCCCATCGGGGTGCCCTCTCAGATTCTGCAACGGCGCCCAGACATCGCCTCGGCGGAACGGAAGATGGCCGAGGCAAACGCCCTGATCGGTGTCGAAACGGCCGCGTACTATCCCAGTTTCAACATCGGTGGCGATCTGGGCCTACAGAGCAACAAGATCGGCAGTCTGTTCACGTGGCCGAGCCGTTTTTTCTCACTTGGTCCCTCCGCGTCGGAGACACTCTTCGACGGCGGCCTACGTCGTGGCACCTTGAATCAATACAAGGCGCAGTACAAGGCCGATGAAGCTTCCTATCGTCAGACTGTCTTGACGGCCTTCCAGCAGGTTGAAGACTACCTCGCCTCCGATCGCTGGATGGAGCAACAGAGAGGCGAGCAGCAAGAGTCGGTCGCAGCCGCCCGACGGTATTACGATCTGGCCAGCATTCGCTATAAGACCGGCGTCGATACGTACCTCAATGTCTTTGTCGCAGAGGCGTCCTTGCTCAGCGATCAGCAAACCGCAGTGAGCCTCCATGTTCAACAGATGACAAGCAGTGTTCAGTTGATCGAGGCTCTTGGCGGCGGTTGGGATACCACACAGCTTCCAACAGAAAAGGCCGTAGCAGCCAAGCAGTAG
- a CDS encoding TetR/AcrR family transcriptional regulator → MPKKPIAREPVERSKSQIRTDRLIDRLLEAATQFFMEKGFEATSMGEIAKHAQASKETFYRHFPTKEELFQAALHRRAEQIATEFGSVLLSQAPPEIALAKFGQVVLERLLAPEAMAFRRVMMMESVRFPELQKTLHARGPARVNSALAHYLEDQVSKGRLRQMNSTVAARQFFDLVAAEMTMEANVPFAPKPTTGEIKQRVKEAMDCFLHGYGAKD, encoded by the coding sequence ATGCCAAAAAAACCTATAGCGAGAGAGCCTGTCGAGCGGTCGAAATCTCAAATACGCACGGACCGCCTGATCGACCGATTGCTGGAAGCTGCAACTCAGTTCTTTATGGAAAAGGGCTTCGAAGCAACGAGCATGGGGGAGATCGCCAAACATGCTCAGGCCTCCAAGGAGACGTTTTATCGCCACTTTCCAACGAAAGAAGAACTCTTCCAGGCGGCGCTGCACCGCCGAGCGGAACAGATCGCAACCGAGTTTGGTTCGGTGCTTTTATCTCAAGCTCCGCCGGAAATAGCGTTGGCGAAGTTCGGTCAAGTCGTCTTGGAACGATTGCTCGCGCCAGAAGCCATGGCCTTTCGTCGCGTGATGATGATGGAAAGTGTACGGTTTCCCGAGTTGCAAAAAACTCTTCATGCCCGAGGACCAGCACGCGTTAACTCCGCGCTTGCACACTATCTTGAAGATCAAGTCAGCAAGGGAAGGCTGCGCCAGATGAACTCAACCGTAGCCGCGCGGCAATTCTTCGATCTCGTCGCGGCGGAGATGACGATGGAAGCGAACGTGCCCTTTGCGCCTAAGCCAACGACAGGCGAGATCAAGCAGAGGGTGAAAGAAGCGATGGATTGCTTTCTGCACGGATATGGCGCGAAGGATTGA
- a CDS encoding efflux RND transporter permease subunit encodes MSPSRIFILKPIATILLMAAILILGLIAYTELPISALPEADYPTIQVLTFYPGASPQVMSSAVTAPLERQFGQVAGLTQMTSTSSDGSSVIVLQFSLNLNIDVAEQEVQAAINAANGYLPTDLPVPPVYSKSNPADAPILTLALTSDSIPLSQVEDLVDSRLAPKISQLNGVGLVTISGGQKPAVRIQANPVALSSYGIGMEDLRSALTNTTVNSAKGSFDGPAQNFQINANDQLLSSAGYRDVLVAYKDGNPVMLSDVARITDGIENNKLAAWKNRTPAVIVNIQRQPGANTIEVVDSIEKLLPKLKAGLPASVKLEVLTDRSNTIRASVKDVEFELALTVGLVILVIFVFLRSFTATIIPTVAVPLSLIGSFSVMHLLGYSLNNLTLMAFTISTGFVVDDAIVMIENISRYLEEGMNPLEAALKGAEQIGFTIISLTVSLIAVLIPLLFMGDIVGRLFREFAVTLSITILISAVVSLTLTPMMSSRLLRHTPDSEQNRFYRWTEYLFKRIIAAYGRSLKWVLQYETATLLVAASLLLLTVFQYIEIPKGFFPTQDTGIIQGITQAPESISFPAMSHKQQQLSDVVLKDPAVASLSSFIGADGTNSTLNSGRIQINLKPLAERHITASEVIARLQKHVDQVPGIHLYLQPVQDLTVDDRVSRTQYQYTLEDPDSSELNVWTAKMVAEISKLPQVRDVVTDQQNNGVSMNLVIDRATASRLNITPDQIDSTLYDAFGQRQISTLYTQSNQYHVILEALPTFQTSPNSLSGIYFQGSNTSSSGSSSQSTSGRTSAASSGTVSTLSASNRTGLSASTPNSVLASSTQSSSSTQSGSSGASSSSTASPTQATPVPLSAISSFTTSASPLTISHQGQFPVVTISFNVAPGYSLSQAVAAVNKTKEGLNMPTSIDGSFQGTAAAYTTIGRNEVFLILAALMAVYIVLGILYESFVHPITILSTLPSAGVGALLALRLFHQDLDVIAIIGIILLIGIVKKNGIMIVDFALDAERNHGMNAEEAIFQASLLRFRPIMMTTLCALFAGLPLAFGTGIGSELRRPLGIAMVGGLLVSQVLTLYTTPVIYVFFDRLAQRFARQPRVMLSKPATAEQL; translated from the coding sequence TTGAGCCCATCCCGTATCTTCATCCTCAAGCCGATCGCCACCATACTCCTCATGGCGGCAATTCTGATCCTCGGCCTTATTGCGTACACCGAGCTTCCCATCTCTGCGCTTCCGGAAGCGGACTACCCAACGATTCAGGTGCTGACGTTCTATCCCGGTGCCAGCCCACAGGTGATGAGTTCAGCAGTGACCGCGCCGCTGGAACGTCAGTTCGGGCAGGTTGCGGGCCTGACTCAGATGACCTCGACGAGCTCGGATGGCAGCTCGGTCATTGTTCTACAGTTCTCGCTGAACCTCAATATCGACGTGGCCGAACAAGAAGTACAGGCTGCGATCAACGCGGCGAATGGATACCTGCCGACCGACCTGCCCGTGCCCCCGGTGTATAGCAAGTCCAATCCGGCGGATGCTCCTATCTTGACACTGGCCCTGACCTCCGACAGCATCCCTCTCTCGCAGGTGGAAGATCTGGTTGACTCGCGACTCGCGCCGAAGATCTCGCAGTTGAACGGTGTGGGTCTCGTAACCATCAGCGGAGGGCAGAAACCAGCGGTTCGCATTCAGGCGAACCCTGTGGCTCTTTCCTCCTATGGAATCGGTATGGAGGATCTGCGTAGTGCCCTGACGAACACGACGGTCAACTCGGCCAAGGGTAGCTTTGACGGGCCTGCCCAGAACTTCCAGATCAATGCCAACGACCAACTCCTTTCGAGTGCCGGGTATCGAGATGTATTGGTCGCTTACAAGGATGGCAATCCTGTGATGCTGAGCGATGTCGCCAGGATCACGGATGGCATCGAGAACAATAAGCTCGCTGCCTGGAAGAACCGAACGCCAGCAGTCATCGTGAATATCCAGCGTCAGCCAGGGGCCAATACGATTGAGGTCGTCGACTCCATCGAGAAACTTCTTCCCAAGCTGAAGGCTGGTTTGCCCGCCTCGGTGAAGCTCGAAGTCCTGACCGACCGCAGCAACACGATCCGTGCCTCCGTGAAAGACGTTGAGTTTGAGTTGGCTCTCACCGTTGGTCTGGTCATCCTCGTAATCTTTGTGTTTCTGAGGAGCTTCACCGCGACTATCATTCCCACGGTAGCGGTGCCACTATCGCTCATCGGTAGCTTCAGCGTCATGCACTTGCTGGGATACAGCCTCAACAATCTAACCCTCATGGCATTCACGATCTCGACCGGCTTTGTTGTCGATGATGCAATCGTGATGATTGAGAACATCTCACGCTATTTGGAAGAAGGGATGAATCCGCTGGAAGCCGCCCTCAAGGGGGCCGAACAGATCGGGTTCACGATCATCTCGCTCACCGTATCTTTGATCGCGGTGCTCATTCCGCTTCTGTTCATGGGCGACATTGTGGGCCGTCTGTTCCGCGAGTTCGCAGTCACCCTCAGCATCACCATCCTGATCTCCGCAGTCGTATCGCTCACGCTTACCCCGATGATGAGTTCACGGCTGCTGCGCCATACTCCCGACTCAGAGCAAAACCGCTTCTATCGCTGGACAGAGTATCTCTTCAAGCGCATTATTGCCGCCTATGGAAGAAGCCTCAAGTGGGTGCTCCAATACGAGACCGCCACGTTGCTTGTTGCCGCCTCTCTTTTGCTGCTCACGGTCTTTCAATACATTGAAATCCCTAAGGGCTTCTTCCCAACGCAGGATACGGGGATTATCCAGGGCATTACGCAGGCTCCGGAATCGATCTCCTTTCCAGCGATGTCGCACAAGCAACAGCAGCTCAGCGATGTCGTTCTCAAGGACCCCGCCGTCGCCAGTCTGTCCTCGTTCATAGGTGCCGATGGCACGAATAGCACTCTGAACAGTGGGCGCATTCAGATCAATCTCAAGCCCCTTGCGGAACGCCACATCACGGCTTCGGAAGTGATCGCACGCCTTCAGAAGCATGTCGATCAAGTTCCCGGCATACACCTCTATCTCCAGCCGGTGCAGGATCTGACGGTGGATGATCGCGTCAGCCGCACCCAGTATCAGTACACCCTCGAAGACCCCGACAGCTCAGAGCTGAACGTGTGGACGGCGAAGATGGTAGCTGAAATTAGCAAGCTACCTCAGGTCAGGGATGTTGTCACCGACCAACAGAACAACGGCGTCAGCATGAATCTTGTCATAGACAGGGCCACAGCTTCGCGCCTGAATATCACGCCGGATCAGATCGACTCGACACTCTATGATGCGTTTGGGCAGCGGCAGATCAGCACTCTTTACACACAGTCGAATCAGTACCACGTCATCCTTGAGGCGTTACCCACCTTCCAGACAAGTCCAAACAGCCTTAGCGGCATCTATTTTCAGGGAAGCAACACTTCGAGCTCCGGCTCGTCGTCGCAGAGTACCTCGGGTCGCACATCAGCCGCATCCAGTGGAACAGTCAGTACCCTCAGCGCGTCTAATCGCACTGGTCTGTCTGCTTCCACTCCCAACTCGGTGCTGGCATCTTCTACCCAGAGTTCCTCCAGTACGCAAAGCGGAAGCAGCGGGGCTTCCAGTTCCTCCACAGCGTCGCCCACGCAAGCCACCCCGGTTCCACTCTCCGCCATCAGCAGCTTCACTACGAGCGCGTCGCCACTGACGATCAGCCACCAAGGTCAGTTCCCCGTGGTCACGATCTCGTTCAACGTAGCACCCGGATACTCGCTGAGCCAAGCCGTTGCTGCGGTTAACAAAACCAAAGAGGGGCTCAATATGCCCACCAGTATCGACGGCAGCTTTCAAGGTACAGCCGCCGCGTACACAACCATTGGGCGCAACGAGGTCTTTCTTATCCTTGCCGCACTCATGGCGGTATACATCGTGCTCGGCATCTTGTACGAGAGCTTCGTCCACCCCATCACCATTCTCTCTACCTTGCCCTCGGCAGGAGTGGGCGCGCTGCTAGCGTTGCGCCTGTTTCATCAGGACCTCGACGTAATTGCCATCATCGGCATCATCCTTCTGATTGGCATCGTCAAGAAGAACGGCATCATGATCGTGGACTTCGCACTCGACGCGGAACGCAATCACGGCATGAACGCTGAAGAGGCAATCTTCCAGGCGTCGCTGTTGCGCTTTCGGCCCATCATGATGACGACGCTGTGCGCGCTCTTCGCAGGCCTTCCGCTGGCCTTCGGAACAGGAATCGGTTCTGAGCTTCGTCGGCCTCTTGGTATCGCGATGGTGGGTGGCCTCCTCGTGAGTCAGGTTCTAACGCTCTACACGACACCCGTCATCTATGTGTTCTTCGACCGGCTCGCCCAGCGTTTCGCCCGCCAACCCAGAGTCATGCTGAGCAAGCCAGCCACGGCGGAGCAGCTATGA